A window from Cydia pomonella isolate Wapato2018A chromosome 8, ilCydPomo1, whole genome shotgun sequence encodes these proteins:
- the LOC133520846 gene encoding uncharacterized protein LOC133520846, translating to MLYKIVIYYFIDIVYTNVANGNVHVPEIQQELEEQCIADMIASKSLFNSDIAIINNDIVTTELLRKIHETNNVKLYVKDGGVRVAASPTIFIIFGQNLSYFQNLIDVMNKDNYRKPEAIYIIMIADTTKDNIILVFHTLWKYHIIHTLIIVRETNNYSSIFSYFPYAEGGCGRNYSNTVKISDCNRVKTSDIMDSIHEHDIPILKNCVLQVATHNYPPLVMSDKDSKNEYAVGIEIFFLNILAQTENISLNYIFLSETEFGQVFDNFTVTGILRKLHENEVDLIIGAFALNSRRALFFDFIWTHFAYEDSFVIVTPSSGLLERWKIIYKVFTPLVWLLLLIIFLLCSFLLSNNKDYYTVLNKYISSELLNLFGNCTHNIKLSLKRQTFKNLIIVHWIWFGFLVNCFYQTKLTSFTTYRTSKSQLNEYISLYDFNITPCFAPDIASFMKSSGQVPIIHEEYLETLGCETADLSMDMVAKTQNKYTVTHYYRYLWWITRNPTKKAQIHVMKEKLYNTLYAIFLKRGFPLLKDFQLKILRLVDNGFVDVAKKIHMFDNDVDSNVGGSFEISSLKLVDFIIPFSILSTGLVLAFVIFIIELMYAD from the coding sequence ATGCTTTACAAAATagtgatttattatttcattgatatAGTTTATACAAATGTGGCCAATGGAAATGTTCATGTTCCCGAAATACAACAAGAATTAGAAGAACAATGTATTGCAGATATGATTGCGTCAAAATCTCTGTTTAACTCAGATATAGCTATCATTAACAATGACATTGTCACCACTGAGTTGCTTCGGAAGATTCACGAAACTAACAACGTCAAGCTTTACGTAAAAGATGGTGGTGTGCGTGTTGCTGCATCGCCcactatttttataatatttggtCAGAACCTATcgtattttcaaaatttgattgACGTTATGAACAAGGATAATTACCGCAAGCCAGAAGCTATATACATCATAATGATAGCAGATACTACGAAAGATAATATTATTCTAGTATTTCATACACTTTGGAAGTATCATATTATACATACTCTTATTATTGTCAgagaaacaaataattattcatCAATATTTTCCTATTTTCCATACGCAGAAGGTGGTTGTGGCCGGAATTATAgtaatacagttaaaataagTGACTGTAATAGAGTTAAGACATCTGATATTATGGACTCGATACATGAACATGATATTCCTATCCTTAAGAATTGTGTTTTACAAGTAGCAACTCATAATTACCCACCGTTAGTTATGTCGGATAAAGACTCGAAAAATGAATACGCTGTCGGaatagaaattttttttttgaacatttTAGCACAGACggaaaatatttctttaaattatatatttctttcCGAAACTGAATTTGGCCAAGTATTTGATAATTTTACTGTCACTGGCATATTAAGAAAATTACATGAAAATGAAGTGGATTTAATAATTGGGGCCTTTGCTTTGAACAGTCGACGAGCGCTATTCTTTGACTTTATATGGACCCACTTTGCGTATGAAGATAGTTTTGTTATAGTGACTCCTAGCTCCGGTCTCTTAGAACGATGGAAAATCATTTACAAAGTGTTTACACCACTGGTCTGGCTACTATTACTAATAATATTCTTACTTTGTTCATTTCTTCTTTCAAATAATAAAGATTATTACAcggtactaaataaatatatatcttctGAACTCCTTAATCTATTTGGGAATTGTACACACAACATTAAATTAAGTCTCAAAagacaaacatttaaaaacttgATCATTGTTCATTGGATATGGTTTGGGTTTCTAGTAAACTGTTTTTACCAAACAAAACTAACAAGTTTTACTACATACCGAACCAGCAAGTCCCAATTGAATGAATACATATCTTTATACGATTTCAACATTACTCCGTGTTTCGCACCAGACATAGCTTCGTTTATGAAAAGCTCTGGCCAAGTTCCTATTATACATGAAGAATATCTAGAAACACTGGGTTGTGAAACTGCAGATTTATCTATGGATATGGTAGCAAAAACGCAAAATAAGTACACAGTCACACACTACTATCGATACCTTTGGTGGATAACGAGAAATCCAACGAAAAAGGCACAAATCCATGTCATGAAGGAAAAACTGTACAACACCCTTTATGCCATATTCTTAAAACGCGGTTTTCCACTTTTAAAAGATTTCCAGCTTAAAATATTACGCTTAGTTGATAATGGTTTTGTTGATGTTGCTAAAAAAATTCATATGTTTGATAACGATGTAGACTCGAATGTTGGTGGTTCGTTTGAAATTAGTAGTCTAAAATtagtagattttattatacCGTTTAGTATTTTAAGCACAGGATTGGTACTGgcgtttgtaatatttataattgagTTAATGTACgctgattaa